One genomic window of Thalassolituus hydrocarboniclasticus includes the following:
- the acnD gene encoding Fe/S-dependent 2-methylisocitrate dehydratase AcnD codes for MNTEFRKPLAGTALEYFDTRAAVDAIKPGSYDGLPYTSRILAEQLVRRCEPELLTDALKQLIERKRDLDFPWYPARVVCHDILGQTALVDLAGLRDAIAEKGGDPSKVNPVVQTQLIVDHSLAVECGGFDPDAFAKNREIEERRNEDRFHFINWTKTAFDNVDVIPAGNGIMHQINLEKMSPVVQARNGVAYPDTCVGTDSHTPHVDALGVISVGVGGLEAETVMLGLPSMMRLPDIVGVELKGKRQPGITATDIVLALTEFLRKERVVGAYVEFFGEGASSLTIGDRATISNMTPEYGATAAMFYIDEQTIDYLKLTGREPEQVALVEQFAKETGLWADALKTAEYERVLSFDLSSVGRNMAGPSNPHARVSTADLAAKGIAGNLDAAKAQEAEGLMPDGAVIIAAITSCTNTSNPRNVVAAGLLAKKANELGLIRKPWVKSSFAPGSKVAELYLKDSGLLPELEKLGFGIVAFACTTCNGMSGALDPVIQQEIIDRDLYATAVLSGNRNFDGRIHPYAKQAFLASPPLVVAYAIAGTIRFDIEKDVLAVVDGKEIRLKDIWPSDEEIDAIVKESVKPEQFRQIYIPMFDLGAKEKAISPLYDWRPMSTYIRRPPYWEGALAGERTLKGMRPLAVLPDNITTDHLSPSNAIMMDSAAGEYLHKMGLPEEDFNSYATHRGDHLTAQRATFANPKLLNEMVLDENGNVKQGSLARVEPEGKVMRMWEAIETYMNRKQPLIIVAGADYGQGSSRDWAAKGVRLAGVEAIAAEGFERIHRTNLIGMGVLPLEFKAGTTRKTLGLDGTETYDVKGDLSPRCDLTLVITRKDGEVVEVPMTCRLDTAAEVDVYSAGGVLQKFAQDFLQGE; via the coding sequence ATGAACACCGAATTCCGTAAACCACTGGCCGGCACCGCACTGGAGTACTTTGATACCCGTGCCGCGGTCGATGCTATTAAGCCCGGCAGCTACGACGGCCTGCCGTACACCTCCCGTATTCTGGCTGAACAGCTGGTGCGCCGCTGTGAGCCTGAACTGCTGACCGATGCCCTGAAACAGCTGATCGAGCGCAAACGCGATCTGGATTTTCCTTGGTATCCGGCGCGTGTTGTGTGTCATGACATTCTCGGTCAGACCGCGCTGGTCGATCTGGCTGGTCTGCGTGATGCCATCGCTGAAAAGGGCGGAGATCCGTCCAAAGTCAATCCGGTGGTGCAGACTCAGCTGATCGTTGACCACTCGCTGGCGGTTGAATGCGGCGGTTTTGATCCGGATGCCTTCGCCAAAAACCGCGAGATTGAAGAGCGCCGTAACGAAGACCGTTTCCACTTTATTAACTGGACCAAAACCGCATTCGACAACGTCGATGTGATCCCGGCCGGTAACGGCATCATGCACCAGATCAACCTGGAGAAAATGTCGCCGGTGGTTCAGGCGCGCAATGGTGTAGCCTATCCGGATACCTGTGTCGGTACCGACTCCCACACCCCGCACGTCGATGCGCTGGGTGTTATTTCTGTTGGTGTGGGCGGTCTGGAAGCCGAAACCGTGATGCTTGGCCTGCCATCCATGATGCGTCTGCCGGACATTGTTGGTGTTGAGCTGAAGGGCAAGCGTCAGCCTGGCATTACCGCCACCGATATCGTGCTGGCACTGACCGAGTTCCTGCGTAAAGAGCGCGTGGTCGGTGCTTATGTGGAATTCTTCGGTGAAGGTGCGTCCAGTCTGACCATCGGTGACCGGGCAACTATTTCCAACATGACACCGGAATACGGCGCCACTGCTGCGATGTTCTACATCGACGAACAAACCATCGACTACCTGAAGCTGACTGGCCGTGAGCCGGAGCAGGTCGCTCTGGTTGAGCAGTTCGCTAAAGAAACGGGTCTGTGGGCGGATGCACTGAAAACCGCAGAATACGAGCGCGTGCTGAGCTTCGACCTGTCGAGTGTTGGCCGTAATATGGCTGGCCCGTCTAACCCGCATGCCCGTGTATCAACGGCTGACCTGGCCGCCAAAGGTATTGCCGGTAATCTGGATGCCGCCAAAGCGCAGGAAGCCGAAGGTCTGATGCCGGATGGTGCGGTCATCATCGCCGCCATTACATCCTGTACCAATACCTCTAACCCGCGCAACGTGGTCGCCGCCGGTCTGCTGGCTAAGAAAGCCAACGAACTGGGCCTGATCCGCAAACCATGGGTTAAGTCTTCTTTTGCACCTGGCTCCAAAGTCGCCGAGCTGTACCTGAAAGATTCCGGCCTGCTGCCAGAACTGGAGAAGCTGGGCTTTGGTATTGTGGCTTTCGCCTGTACTACCTGTAACGGTATGTCCGGTGCGCTGGACCCTGTGATTCAGCAGGAAATCATCGACCGTGACCTGTATGCCACGGCAGTGCTGTCCGGTAACCGCAACTTCGATGGCCGTATTCACCCGTACGCCAAGCAGGCATTCCTGGCGTCGCCGCCACTGGTCGTGGCCTACGCCATTGCCGGTACCATTCGTTTTGATATCGAAAAGGATGTGCTTGCGGTCGTTGATGGTAAAGAAATCCGCCTGAAGGATATCTGGCCATCGGATGAAGAAATCGACGCCATCGTTAAAGAAAGCGTGAAGCCGGAGCAGTTCCGTCAGATCTACATCCCGATGTTCGATCTGGGTGCCAAAGAGAAAGCCATCAGCCCGCTGTACGACTGGCGTCCGATGAGCACCTATATCCGTCGTCCACCTTACTGGGAAGGCGCACTGGCCGGTGAGCGTACGCTGAAAGGTATGCGTCCTCTGGCTGTGCTGCCGGACAACATCACCACCGACCACCTGTCGCCATCCAACGCCATCATGATGGACAGTGCGGCGGGCGAATATCTGCACAAAATGGGTCTGCCGGAAGAGGACTTTAACTCTTACGCAACCCACCGTGGAGACCACCTGACGGCCCAGCGTGCAACCTTCGCCAACCCGAAACTGCTGAATGAAATGGTGCTGGATGAAAACGGCAACGTGAAGCAGGGTTCTCTGGCGCGCGTTGAGCCGGAAGGCAAGGTGATGCGTATGTGGGAAGCGATTGAAACCTACATGAACCGCAAGCAGCCGCTGATTATCGTGGCCGGTGCCGATTATGGTCAGGGATCTTCCCGTGACTGGGCGGCCAAAGGCGTGCGTCTGGCGGGTGTTGAGGCGATTGCTGCCGAAGGCTTCGAGCGTATTCACCGCACCAATCTGATCGGTATGGGCGTACTGCCGCTGGAGTTCAAGGCCGGCACCACGCGTAAGACTCTGGGCCTGGATGGTACTGAAACCTACGACGTGAAAGGCGATCTGAGCCCGCGTTGCGATCTGACACTGGTGATTACCCGTAAAGATGGTGAGGTAGTTGAAGTACCGATGACCTGTCGTCTGGACACCGCCGCGGAAGTGGATGTGTACAGTGCCGGTGGGGTATTGCAGAAGTTCGCTCAGGACTTCCTGCAGGGCGAATAA
- a CDS encoding GntR family transcriptional regulator: MSDNQTLADKVFAELTTAIVRGELRPGTKLSEQTLVERYGGSRAPMREAIQKLEARHLVVRIPHAGARVVSLSLAELRDIYEVRLELESMACRLAALRMSDDEIQELYGLLQEHEASIAAEQGQAYYQKAGDLDFHYRIIKGSKNHRLHQMLCGELYHIVRMYRYQTSTSAKRPLQALQEHQRIVEAISARDAELAELLMRRHIQASLTNLENRLAEEEGHS; the protein is encoded by the coding sequence ATGAGCGACAATCAAACGCTGGCCGATAAAGTGTTCGCGGAACTGACTACCGCTATTGTGCGTGGTGAGTTGCGTCCGGGCACCAAATTGTCGGAACAGACACTGGTTGAGCGCTATGGCGGCAGCCGCGCGCCGATGCGCGAAGCCATTCAGAAGCTTGAAGCCCGTCATCTGGTGGTGCGCATTCCCCATGCCGGTGCCCGCGTGGTATCGCTGAGTCTGGCCGAGCTGCGGGATATCTACGAAGTGCGTCTTGAACTGGAAAGCATGGCCTGCCGTCTGGCGGCACTGCGCATGAGCGATGACGAGATTCAGGAGCTGTACGGCCTGCTGCAGGAGCATGAAGCCTCTATCGCGGCTGAGCAGGGGCAGGCTTATTACCAGAAGGCCGGTGATCTCGATTTTCATTACCGCATCATCAAGGGCAGCAAAAATCACCGTTTACATCAGATGTTGTGCGGCGAGTTGTACCACATCGTGCGCATGTACCGTTATCAGACCAGTACCAGCGCCAAGCGCCCGCTGCAGGCCCTGCAGGAACACCAACGAATTGTTGAAGCTATCTCGGCGCGTGATGCCGAGCTGGCTGAATTACTGATGCGACGTCATATTCAGGCATCGCTGACCAATCTGGAAAATCGATTAGCTGAAGAGGAGGGTCACTCATGA
- the prpC gene encoding bifunctional 2-methylcitrate synthase/citrate synthase, translating to MAAAKQLSGAGLRGQVAGKTALSTVGKSGSGLTYRGYDVKDLAAQCEFEEVAYLILKGKLPNQAELDAYKARLKSMRALPQALKEVLERIPASAHPMDVMRTGCSMLGNLETEESFEQQQDATDRMLALFPGMINYWYNFSHNNGKRIEVETAADSIAEQFLWTLHGEKPSELHTQVMHASLTLYAEHEFNASTFTARVCASTLSDMHSCVTGAIGSLRGPLHGGANEAAMELIEGMNDPEDAEQKLLGMLERKEKIMGFGHAIYSESDPRNAVIKEWSEKLAKANGDTSLYDISVRCEAVMWREKKLFCNADFFHASAYNYMGIPTKLFTPIFVCSRLTGWAAHVMEQRADNRIIRPSAEYTGEEFRPVAPISER from the coding sequence ATGGCAGCAGCAAAACAACTCAGTGGTGCCGGCCTGCGTGGTCAGGTTGCCGGTAAAACCGCACTGTCGACCGTGGGTAAATCCGGTTCTGGTCTGACTTATCGTGGCTATGACGTTAAAGATCTGGCCGCCCAGTGTGAATTTGAAGAAGTGGCGTACCTGATTCTGAAAGGCAAGCTGCCGAATCAGGCTGAGCTGGACGCCTACAAAGCCAGGCTGAAATCCATGCGCGCTCTGCCGCAGGCGTTAAAAGAAGTACTGGAACGTATTCCGGCTTCCGCGCACCCGATGGACGTGATGCGTACCGGTTGCTCCATGCTGGGTAATCTCGAAACCGAAGAAAGCTTTGAGCAGCAGCAGGATGCGACTGACCGTATGCTGGCGCTGTTCCCGGGCATGATCAACTACTGGTACAACTTCAGCCATAACAATGGCAAACGTATCGAGGTTGAAACCGCTGCAGATTCTATCGCTGAGCAGTTCCTGTGGACCCTGCATGGCGAAAAGCCTTCTGAACTGCACACGCAGGTGATGCACGCGTCATTAACGCTGTATGCCGAGCACGAATTTAACGCCTCGACCTTTACCGCCCGTGTCTGTGCTTCCACCCTGAGTGATATGCACTCCTGTGTAACCGGCGCTATTGGTTCCCTGCGTGGCCCACTGCACGGCGGCGCCAACGAAGCGGCGATGGAACTGATTGAAGGCATGAACGATCCGGAAGATGCTGAGCAAAAACTGCTGGGTATGCTGGAGCGTAAAGAAAAAATCATGGGCTTTGGCCACGCGATTTACTCTGAATCTGACCCGCGTAATGCCGTGATTAAAGAATGGTCTGAAAAACTGGCCAAGGCGAACGGCGATACCTCGCTGTACGACATTTCCGTACGTTGTGAAGCCGTTATGTGGCGCGAGAAGAAACTGTTCTGTAACGCCGACTTCTTCCACGCCTCGGCCTACAACTACATGGGTATTCCAACCAAGCTGTTCACCCCGATTTTCGTATGCTCCCGCCTGACCGGCTGGGCAGCGCACGTGATGGAACAGCGCGCCGACAACCGCATTATCCGCCCAAGCGCGGAATATACCGGTGAAGAGTTCCGCCCTGTAGCACCCATCAGCGAGCGTTAA
- the prpF gene encoding 2-methylaconitate cis-trans isomerase PrpF, producing MSKQIKIPATYMRGGTSKGVFFSLTDLPEAAQVPGEARDKILLRTIGSPDPYGQQIDGMGGATSSTSKTVILAKSEQPDHDVDYLFGQVSINKPFVDWSGNCGNLTAAVGAFAISKGLVAAERIPHNGICVVRIWQKNIQKTIIAHVPITDGDVQETGDFELDGVTFPAAEVVIEFMDPADGEGSMFPTGNVVDDLEVPGIGTFKATMINSGIPTIFVNAADIGYKGTELQKDINSDAEALAKFETMRAYGAVKMGLIADISEAVARQHTPKIAFVAPATDYEASSGKQISAADIDVCVRALSMGKLHHAMMGTASVAIATAAAVPGTLVNLAAGGTERDSVTFGHPSGTLRVGAAAALVDGEWTATKAVMSRSARVIMEGNVRIPDDTF from the coding sequence ATGTCCAAACAAATTAAAATCCCCGCGACTTATATGCGTGGCGGCACATCGAAAGGTGTATTTTTCAGCCTGACCGATTTACCTGAGGCGGCTCAGGTGCCGGGAGAGGCGCGCGACAAAATTTTGCTGCGCACCATCGGTAGTCCTGACCCATACGGGCAGCAGATTGATGGTATGGGCGGTGCGACTTCCAGCACCTCTAAAACCGTTATTCTGGCAAAAAGCGAACAGCCGGATCACGATGTGGATTATTTGTTCGGCCAGGTGTCGATTAATAAGCCTTTTGTGGACTGGTCAGGTAACTGCGGTAATTTAACCGCCGCCGTTGGGGCCTTTGCCATTTCTAAGGGTCTGGTCGCCGCTGAGCGTATTCCGCACAACGGTATTTGCGTGGTGCGTATCTGGCAGAAAAACATTCAGAAAACCATTATCGCCCATGTACCCATCACCGATGGTGATGTGCAGGAAACCGGCGATTTTGAGCTCGACGGCGTAACCTTTCCGGCAGCGGAAGTGGTGATCGAGTTTATGGATCCGGCCGACGGTGAAGGCTCTATGTTTCCCACCGGTAATGTCGTCGATGATCTCGAGGTTCCGGGCATTGGTACCTTTAAAGCCACCATGATTAATTCCGGTATTCCGACCATTTTTGTCAATGCGGCGGATATTGGTTACAAAGGCACCGAGCTGCAGAAAGACATTAATTCCGATGCCGAAGCGCTGGCGAAATTTGAAACCATGCGTGCTTACGGCGCGGTAAAAATGGGTTTAATTGCCGATATTTCCGAAGCGGTTGCTCGCCAGCACACGCCGAAAATTGCTTTCGTGGCGCCAGCAACGGATTACGAAGCATCCAGTGGCAAACAGATTTCTGCAGCCGATATTGATGTGTGCGTACGTGCGTTATCCATGGGGAAATTACACCATGCGATGATGGGTACAGCGTCGGTGGCCATTGCAACGGCGGCGGCGGTGCCTGGTACGCTGGTGAATCTGGCAGCCGGCGGTACCGAACGTGACTCCGTAACCTTTGGTCATCCGTCCGGCACGCTGCGGGTCGGTGCAGCGGCAGCGCTGGTTGATGGTGAATGGACCGCAACCAAAGCCGTGATGAGCCGCAGTGCGCGGGTGATTATGGAAGGTAATGTTCGTATTCCGGACGATACTTTCTGA
- a CDS encoding FAD-dependent oxidoreductase — protein sequence MPAQPAASSTPINRQRIAIIGSGIAGLSAAWLLSRDHDVTLYERAAKPGMGIYSVDIPWADKSTSIDIPLRVFTPAYYPSLLRLYRDAGVRTETTDHAAAYADADNRLFFHYGNLQLGKRSLSFPKLLNGPLLAQHLNLFNTLQQHKSNPDTDQQSFGGFLQQHSLDNDYCRQILLPALATVCTCDYDDVLAYPADILINYLTCGVMKDGLMRASGGVDEVVAQLLESSVSLRTATAIDHIEEGNDDVRVCSDAQTDVFDRVVIATQPHHASQILSKLPSAQPRCQQLQQIPVVESRMQLHTDTSLLPASLMPLAPVSYFLPGDENRPEATVDLAKAIGHLRNGPAILQVWNPLRAANPQSVLADVTFSRPLVTLQSRQAVRELRHQDASQRILLTGSYLCDGIPLLDGAVESSLRVAHLIGSSRAW from the coding sequence ATGCCCGCTCAACCCGCCGCCTCATCCACTCCTATTAATCGCCAGCGTATCGCCATCATCGGCTCCGGCATTGCCGGCCTCAGCGCCGCCTGGCTGCTGAGTCGCGACCACGATGTCACGCTCTATGAGCGCGCCGCGAAGCCGGGCATGGGCATCTACAGCGTAGACATTCCCTGGGCTGACAAAAGTACATCCATTGATATTCCGTTGCGGGTTTTCACTCCGGCGTACTATCCAAGCCTGCTGCGTCTGTACCGTGATGCAGGCGTGCGCACCGAAACTACCGACCATGCCGCCGCTTACGCCGATGCCGACAACCGCCTGTTTTTTCATTACGGCAACCTGCAGCTGGGCAAACGCAGCCTGAGCTTTCCCAAGCTGCTGAACGGTCCACTGCTCGCCCAGCACCTCAACCTGTTTAACACACTGCAGCAACATAAAAGCAACCCGGATACGGATCAGCAGAGCTTCGGCGGCTTTCTGCAGCAGCACAGTCTCGACAACGATTACTGCCGTCAGATATTACTGCCGGCACTGGCGACCGTGTGCACCTGTGACTACGACGACGTACTGGCCTATCCGGCGGATATTCTGATCAACTACCTGACCTGCGGCGTAATGAAAGACGGTCTGATGCGTGCCAGTGGCGGCGTCGACGAAGTGGTCGCGCAACTGCTGGAAAGCAGCGTCAGCCTGCGTACCGCAACGGCCATTGACCATATAGAAGAAGGCAACGACGACGTGCGCGTCTGCAGCGACGCACAAACCGATGTGTTTGACCGCGTGGTGATCGCCACCCAGCCGCATCACGCCAGCCAGATTCTGAGCAAACTGCCCAGCGCCCAGCCACGCTGCCAGCAGCTGCAGCAGATCCCGGTGGTTGAATCGCGCATGCAGCTGCACACCGATACCTCGCTGCTGCCCGCCAGCCTGATGCCGCTGGCGCCGGTCAGTTATTTCTTACCGGGTGACGAGAACCGCCCGGAAGCCACCGTCGACCTGGCCAAAGCCATTGGTCATCTGCGCAACGGCCCGGCCATTCTGCAGGTGTGGAACCCGCTGCGTGCGGCCAATCCGCAAAGCGTGCTCGCCGATGTTACTTTCAGCCGGCCACTGGTAACCCTACAGAGCCGTCAGGCGGTACGCGAGCTGCGTCATCAGGACGCCAGTCAGCGGATTCTGCTGACCGGCTCTTATCTGTGCGATGGCATTCCGTTGCTCGACGGTGCCGTTGAAAGCTCCCTGCGCGTAGCGCACCTGATTGGCAGCTCGCGCGCCTGGTAG
- the prpB gene encoding methylisocitrate lyase has protein sequence MTPGQKFRKALADNKPLQIVGTINAYAAMMAERIGHQAIYLSGGGVANASYGLPDLGMTSLNDVVEDVRRITSASSLPLLVDIDTGWGGAFNITRTIQQMEKAGAAAVHIEDQVMQKRCGHRPNKEIVSQAEMVDRIKACVDARNDESFFIMARTDAFAQEGLDAAIERAQACVAAGADGIFAEAIKTEDDYRKFSAALDVPLLANITEFGQTELWNREQLGEWGAAMVLYPLSAFRAMNKAAETVYKSILAEGDQRKVVDIMQTRMELYDYLNYHDFEQKLDALFAEGKNK, from the coding sequence ATGACTCCAGGTCAGAAATTCCGTAAAGCACTGGCGGATAATAAACCGCTGCAAATTGTCGGCACCATTAACGCTTATGCGGCGATGATGGCGGAGCGCATTGGTCATCAGGCCATTTATCTGTCCGGTGGCGGCGTGGCAAACGCCTCTTACGGTCTGCCGGATCTGGGCATGACCTCGCTGAACGATGTGGTGGAAGACGTGCGTCGCATCACTTCTGCCAGCAGCCTGCCTTTGCTGGTTGATATCGACACCGGCTGGGGCGGCGCGTTTAACATCACCCGCACTATCCAGCAGATGGAAAAAGCCGGCGCTGCAGCCGTGCATATTGAAGATCAGGTGATGCAGAAGCGTTGTGGTCACCGTCCGAACAAAGAAATCGTCTCTCAGGCAGAAATGGTTGACCGTATCAAAGCCTGTGTCGATGCCCGTAACGACGAAAGCTTCTTTATCATGGCCCGTACCGATGCGTTCGCGCAGGAAGGTCTGGATGCCGCTATCGAACGTGCTCAGGCCTGTGTGGCAGCCGGTGCTGATGGTATTTTCGCTGAAGCAATCAAAACCGAAGATGATTACCGTAAATTCTCTGCAGCACTGGATGTACCACTGCTGGCGAACATCACCGAGTTTGGTCAGACCGAACTGTGGAACCGCGAGCAGCTGGGTGAGTGGGGCGCGGCCATGGTGCTGTACCCGCTGAGCGCTTTCCGTGCGATGAACAAAGCCGCAGAAACCGTGTATAAAAGCATTCTGGCTGAAGGCGATCAGCGTAAAGTGGTCGATATCATGCAGACCCGCATGGAGCTGTACGATTACCTGAACTACCACGATTTTGAGCAGAAGCTGGATGCGTTATTCGCAGAAGGTAAAAACAAGTAA
- the rraA gene encoding ribonuclease E activity regulator RraA produces MTQYVTPDLCDAYPELIQVVEPMFNNYGGNESFGGEIVTVKCFEDNSKVKELVDTDGKGKVMVVDGGASMRHALLGDMLAEKAAKNGWEGIIVYGCIRDVDVIMQTDLGVQALATHPLKTDKRGLGDVNVTVKFGGVEFVPGHFVYADNNGIIVSPQALSMPE; encoded by the coding sequence ATGACTCAGTACGTAACTCCGGATCTGTGCGATGCCTACCCTGAACTGATTCAGGTGGTTGAGCCAATGTTCAACAACTACGGTGGCAACGAGTCTTTTGGTGGCGAAATCGTTACCGTTAAGTGCTTTGAAGATAACTCCAAGGTAAAAGAGCTGGTTGATACCGACGGCAAAGGCAAAGTGATGGTTGTGGACGGCGGCGCCTCCATGCGTCACGCGCTGCTGGGCGATATGCTGGCTGAAAAAGCGGCGAAAAACGGCTGGGAAGGCATCATCGTTTACGGTTGCATCCGTGATGTCGACGTGATCATGCAGACCGATCTGGGTGTGCAGGCGCTGGCGACTCACCCGCTGAAAACCGACAAACGCGGTCTGGGTGATGTGAACGTTACCGTTAAATTCGGTGGTGTTGAATTTGTACCGGGTCACTTTGTGTATGCCGACAACAACGGCATCATCGTGTCTCCCCAAGCGCTGAGCATGCCGGAGTAA
- a CDS encoding oxidoreductase, with protein MSTRRLLLAGGTGLIGRALLDNLLLTDWAGHIVLPVRQPQQWCAAHPQLAADKRIQVLTYDELFASQQPVDLMFCALGTTQAKAGKAGLRQVDYQLVIECASWAKRQGAELVSVVSALGANRRSPFFYNRVKGDMEQALEQMNLPRLQIWQPSLLLGERDEFRLAEHLSGWILRLPLFGNVQALAGERIARAMVAAAAGSAAESGLNQESSVMRYRVRDIKRLARV; from the coding sequence ATGAGCACGCGGCGCCTGTTGCTGGCCGGCGGTACCGGACTGATTGGCCGTGCCTTGCTGGACAATCTGTTGCTGACCGATTGGGCTGGGCACATAGTGTTGCCTGTGCGTCAGCCACAACAATGGTGCGCCGCACATCCGCAACTGGCGGCAGATAAACGCATTCAGGTACTGACTTATGACGAACTGTTTGCCAGCCAGCAGCCTGTTGATCTGATGTTCTGCGCGCTGGGTACGACCCAGGCCAAAGCCGGTAAAGCCGGGTTGCGGCAGGTGGATTATCAGCTGGTTATTGAGTGTGCGTCCTGGGCTAAACGGCAGGGCGCTGAACTGGTGTCTGTGGTCAGTGCACTGGGCGCCAACCGCCGTTCGCCATTTTTCTATAACCGCGTCAAAGGCGATATGGAGCAGGCGCTGGAGCAGATGAATCTGCCCCGGCTGCAGATCTGGCAGCCGTCGCTGTTGCTCGGTGAGCGCGATGAGTTTCGTCTGGCCGAACACCTGAGTGGCTGGATATTACGTCTGCCACTGTTTGGTAATGTGCAGGCACTGGCCGGTGAACGTATTGCCCGCGCTATGGTTGCTGCGGCCGCTGGTTCTGCGGCGGAGTCTGGTTTGAATCAGGAATCATCCGTTATGCGCTATCGCGTGCGTGACATTAAACGTCTGGCCAGAGTCTGA